The DNA region GAGCGTGGTGCGGTTTGAGTCAGAAGTAGTGGCAATGACTGCTGCTTTACTCGGGAGCAAAGAAGCGGTTTCAGGAGAAGAGATATGCGGAAACATGACGTCTGGAGGTACTGAGAGTATTGTGTTGGCAGTGAAGTCGTCTCGAGACTATATGAAGTACAAGAAGGGAATCAAACGGCCAGAAATGTAATGTTTTTCCTCCCATATGTTTgttatatttaactatttacaTAACTGATGGGTTCATATATGTAAGTATAGGATTATACCTGAATCGGGTCACTCGGCTTATGATAAAGCGGCTCAGTATTTTAACATCAAGTTGTGGCGAGTTCTAGTAGGCAAAGACTTCCGAGCTGATGTGAAGGCTATGAGGAGGCATATTAACAGAAACACCATCATGGTAATGTTTTGAGGCAGCTTTAAAGTTAAGGCTTGTGTTGCCCCTATTACATGatcttttaaaacaatatttgttTTCAGATTGTTGGATCAGCACCAGGATTCCCTCATGGCATCATTGATCCTATTGAGGTAAAAAAACTGGTGTACCTGCAATTTTAAGGACACTTATGTTCTTCTATggcaatcaattttttttttctgatatcAGGAGCTTGGTCAACTGGCTTTTAGCTATGGAATATGCTTCCATGTTGACCTTTGCCTTGGTGGTTTTGTGTTACCTTTCGCTCGTAAACTTGGGTATGTACACCAGTTTCTTTCCCTACAAAAAAAGACATGCAGATAGGTTTTTGGACTTAAGAAGCTATGTTCATAACTTATAGAAATGattagttaatttttgttttcctcATTGTTGTTGTTAGGTACCAGATCCCAGCATTTGATTTTTCTGTAAAAGGAGTAACATCAATCTCGGTGGACGTGCATAAATATGGTTTGGCTCCTAAAGGAACTAGCACAGTTCTCTACAGAAACCATGAGATCAGAAAGGTAAAAATTACCAAGCACATATGAATTAGTCTTATTCAGCTCCTGTGTTCTGATTCTAGCATCATCCACATTCCACACTGTcgattcatatattatattttacctgacatctgttttttttttctgcctgcaaaaaaaaaaatctgctcATGTATCTACAAAAACAGCACCAATTTGTTGCTGGTAAGTAAGAAAAACCGTTGAATTCATGCAAATCCTATCTTCGGTATTTACTCTTTAACTGTTTGAAACTACGTTTTTTTTTGAAGTAACTGAATGGTCAGGAGGACTATACGTGTCTCCAACTATAGCTGGGAGTAGGCCTGGTTCTTTGGTTGCTGGTGCTTGGGCTGCAATGATGTCTCTCGGGGAAGAAGGTTTCACCCGCTCTCTAAAAAGTCTCTCAAGTTTTTCTAGTCATTAGAGTGTGTGTCAAAAGCTTTAAATAGTTGATTCTGTTTGTTTCACTAGGCTATCTAGAAAACACAGGAAAGATAATGGAAGCTTCAAAGAGACTAGAGGAAGGGTTTGTATTATTACTCCTAGACCTTTTATATCTCTTCTTCAAACTAGGTTTGACTATTAAGTTTATCATTATCTGCAGTGTTAGAGGAATCAGTGAACTGTTTGTAGTTGGAAAGCCAGATATGACAATCGTGGCGTTTGGTTCTAAAGCATTAGATATCTTTGAGGTTAATGACATCATGTCTTCAAAAGGTTGGCATCTGAATGCACTTCAGAGACCCAACAGGTATAAATCTTAAAGAAAGCCCAAGACATTCTTCTTCCCCTTTTCACTTTTCTGAAACTGTTTCATGTCTGTGTTTTTTTGGATCAGCATTCATATATGTGTAACTCTTCAACACGTCCCTGTGGTCGATGACTTCCTCCAGGATCTGCGTGAAGCTGTTGAAACTGTACGTCCACCGATGAGAAGAAGTCTTTTGACTTGATTGATTGctcgttttcttctcttcagttgATTGATCTCTCAGTTATTACTATGTGTTTTGGTCAGGTGAAAGCAAACCCAGGACCGATCACAGGTGGCTTGGCTCCGATATATGGAGCAGCTGGGAAGATGCCGGACCGAGGGATGGTGAATGAGCTTCTTGTTAGTTTCATGGACAGTCAATACTAAGAGTTTCTTTTCCAAGGTTGGATGATATCACATTTCTATTTGCAAGAGCAAAAACACTGTACATTCACAACCTGATTGTTTGGGTCTGTCCTTGCTTAAATTTCATCACACTTTATAACAAACAACTCATTTCAATTTCATCACACTTTATAACAAACAACTCATTTCGTTACATTACacattcagaaaaaaataataataaagattgaTCAATCAGATTTGTGGTAAGAAAGAAGGTTTTGATCTAGGAACTTGATTGGACTGACCAGAAAACAGTCAACAGATCATTTGCTATTACAAGTCTTGAGACAAATCTTTTTTTCAAAGAGAGAAGTTTCCAAAGTACTACAAAAAGGGGACAgatacaacaaacaaacaaacaaaaaggatGAGACGAGACCGagcttatatatatacattttacgAGGCAGTGGAAGTAGAGAGATAAAAAGTTCCTAACTTAAGAGAAGAGAGACCTTTTAAGGATAATAAGGAGCTTCAGTAGCTTTGACGAATCTGCCTTTGACACGCAACCTTGTATCAGCTCTTGCTTTCCTCGATTCATACCTTATGGTCTTATCATATCTGAAAAGCGTAACAATTTGTATCActcttacaaaaaaataattcaaaggAGGCAGAGCATTTTTACCTCCGTGTTTTCCTCTTTTCTTTGTAACGCTGCATTGCATTGTCTCTGTTCTGAGCCAGTAGCTCCAGATCAGCCTTTGTTGGCACTAGTCTCGTGGTCTTAGAGCTAGCTCCAGTAATTGTTTCAGCGAAATGTAACTCGCTAGAAGAGTTTGAACCTTTCTCGGAGCCAAAGGTAATAGGAAGATTGCTGCTCTCAGATGTTACTGGTACCTGCCCTGAAGTAGTTGATTGATTGTAGTCATCCTGCAAAAGAATCCTAATCAGCATCACACATTCATAATATGTGTGTATGTATGATGGTGGTCACATTTGAGTTGGCTAACACAAGCCAACTTGTATTGTATTATTTCTAACTAATATCTCAAGCTCTGAATCTGTCTCTATTACTAATCTCTTAACGAGGTGAGAAGGGTGAagctaaatatatttttacctgGCAAATCTCTTTAACACCTTTGGCTTTAGTGGAACAAGTATCATTCTTCTTGATTTTGAATGAAGCAGCATCTTTTATATCATATGCAGCAGCTTCCACACGGCTGCTGTCCTCGGGTTCTCTTGACTGTCCCAAGTTAAAATCCCAAATCTACAAGTTCACAGGTCAAGAATCTTAACACCCTTCATTGTTACACAGGTCAAGAGACAAGATTTCACAAAACCTGAGTACTCTGTCTCTGGCCATCACTAGGGTTAGCAGCATTCCACAGCAAAGACGTAAACGACGTCGTTGGAGGCTGCTGCTGGTTCACATCTGCCGCCCCGCCACTGATctcctcttcatctcttctccaTCCCAATCTCTCCAGAACCATATtcccttctcctccttctccttccCCCTCTCCACCACCATCGTCGTCAACACCACTCTTGAGCAGCTCCTCGAGCTGTTTACACAACACTTGCTTAAACCTCCCACAGCTACTAGACCCACCTTTCTTAAACGCCGTCGTCTCCTTGGGGACAGGAACCACCAGCTCCTGCTGCATAACGTCAGATCCAGAGATCCACGAATCCAACTGCATCCCAAAActctccatcatcatcatcatcatcggcacttgcttcttctcttccttcaTCCCTTCAAGATCGATCCCCCACAACGCGGCGAGCTCCAGCGCCGACGGACATCCTGTAAACCCTTCGACAACGGAGCGGACGTGCGCGTCGGAGACCGAGGAACAGCTCCCGTGAACATCCCAGTCGCACTCCTGACAAAGCACGAGGCCGTCGGTGAAGCACCGCACGGAGACAGGCTCGTTGCCGCAGTTATCGCAGATCTGGGACCGCACGTGCTTCCTCGAGAGGAGATTCGCCGTGTGCACGTGGTGGTCGCATGGTAAACAGAGGTTCGCCGCGTCGGCTCTGCAGAACAGAACCGCCGCTCGCTCGTTGCAGAAGTCGCACGGAACTCTCTCGGTGGTGCTGCTCATGATTATCGTTCGTTCGAGAAACTAACTGCTTTTTGGAGTGAAGAAGAATCAAGTTCGGTTTAACACGTTTTCCATTTTTCCGAAGGGATTTtgtcaaaagttttttttttgcaaatctTTGCGAGTCAATAAGACAGGACAAGCTGTATCTGTCTCAACTAATTGCTGTACTAATTAAATACGGTAGGGATTTGGGATGTATTCCTCTGTGCCGTCGTGATGTATGGAAAAGTCATTAAGATTTTCAGATCTAACGGTGTAGGTGACATGGAATCCTTTCCTATCTTTTGAGAAAATATCTAATCTACTTTTTCaccatttcttttattttttatttttaaatctacaAGGGGAAAGTTGGATTAAAACACGtgagtttaatataattaacttTTTCCTTAAATAGTAACCACTACCAATATAGAGTAGCGTATTGAAtcgtttttctttctttttctctttacaAACATTTCAATCTTCAACGTAACtatatttcattaattattttttgaaaaactatatcactaattcatataatcaaatcatattgtcaagcagaaaagaaaaatattatattgtcaAGGAGAAGATTGTAGAACCGGTTGTTGGCAAGAGTTATGTGTGCTAAATAAAAGCACATGTCCCGTATAACTCGTGAGATATTTTCGAGATATCCAATCCATTTAATGTGAAATCAAAGTGACGTCGATAAAGAAAAGTATCAtactattattcttttttttttaacaccgtGTCATACTATTATTAAAGATGCATTATGTCGAGTataaaaatattccaaataaataattcatttaaaaacataaaataaatgacATAGAAGCCGCATTTAGGCCCAATTAACAAGTAGAtttgaaaaaaggaaattaataaGGCCCAtacaacaaataattttaaaaggaaatttcaTAAATGGGCATATGGCCCATTATAGAAGCTCGACAAGTAGTCGGCGATAGATTCTGCCGGTGCCTTTTACCCGCGTCGCTCGCTGGTATATTACGGGGTGTTTGCTCACTCAGGTTTCTGATTATTATAAGAAACGCAAACTTGTTGGTTGTTGCGAGGAAGAAACCCTAAATCGCCATGGATAATAAGGAGAGATATTCCAGGAGCAGCAGAGACGATCGTGATCGAGATTCGAGTGCGGATCGTTCGCCGGAACGTGAAGCCACACGCCGGCATCAAGTCCGCGATCGCGATGGCGACTCGAGGCGTCGCGATTCAGATCGCTACCGGTCATCATCGAGGCGCTACGATAGGGAGGAGGATGAGAGAGATAGGGCTCGGGACAGGGAAGAGAGTAGAGATAGGGATAAGCATCACGAGAGGTCTAAGGATAAGGAAGCGAGGAGcaagaggaaagagagagaggaggagagttTGAATAGggaagggaagaagaagaaatctaGGTTTGAGGAGGGTTCTAGGGCCATGAACGGAGCTAGTGGCGTCGAGATTGTGAGTTTCTATGCCTTCTCTTTGATCTTTTTAGGTTGGAGCTGTGTTTGTAATGCTcatatctttcttctttctgtTGCAGGAGGGCGACGCTTCGTATAATTCTACTGTATTGGAGACTTCTTTGGGCCCTAGTCAAACCGTGCTCACTAAGGTATCTTCGATATCTACAAAGGATGAAAATAAGGGAGTTAGTATTGTCAGGTCTCATGAGGTTCATGAAAAATCTAGTACAGATGGAGGAAGTATATCCTCAACAGCTGGGAAAAGTAGTGCAAGCTCGTCTCTTGATGTGTTAGCGAGAGCTAAGAGAACCATAGAGCGTGGAAAGGGAATTGCGGATAGGTTTAAGAAGCTTTCTTCGGTAAGATTTGTATTTATTCTGGACATTTGCATTCATTCTTTGTAGTTTGATAAACTGATTTTATCTCTTCTCTTCGCAGATGAAACAGGGTACTAAGCCAACTTCAGAAGGTAGTCCACATACCAGAGTGCAATCATCGACTACCACACCTGCTGTCTCTGCAGAAACATCTTCTGCTTCAGCACTGCCACATACTATCTTCCCTGTTACTGAGTGTATTTCCAATATTGAAGCTGTTAGGAAAGCTCAGGAGTTGGCAGCGAAGATGGCATTCCGTCATGATCCAAAGTTTTCTTCAGCTCTTAATTATTTCTCAGTACAGGCACCCACAGAGACAATGGCTGTTGCACAGAAACCGGCCAAGCCCCCTGTATTGCGTGTGGATGCACTTGGAAGGGAGATTGATGAACATGGGAATGTGATTAGTGTGACTAAACCAAGCAATCTTAGTACATTAAAGGTCAGTGGAGTTAGTTTGAATGTCTAAGCTTTCtaatgttttacttttttttgtgatCGAGCTCCTAATGTACTACTTGGATGTTGGCAGGTTAACATCAACAAACAGAAGAAAGATGCTTTTCAGATTCTCAAACCCCAACTGGAAGTAAATCCTGAGGGAAACCCCCATTTTGATCCAAGCATGGGGATTGataaaaacaagattttgagACCTAAACGTATGAGTTTTGAGTTTGTTGAGGAAGGCAAATGGACTAGGGATGCTGAGAGTCTTAAGTTAAAGGTATGCATTGTATTTTATTTGATGAAATTCTTTTTAACCATTTTATATTCCTGGCCTTTACAGAGGTCTCACTTGTGTCtattttttaatctttcatTTAGTATCAATTTGGTGAAGCAAAAGCAAGAGAACTGAAGTTGAAGCAAGCCCATCTGGCCAAGGCCAAGGATGATATCAATCCAAATTTTATAGAAGTATCCGAACGTGCCCCGAGAAAACAGAAGCCCAAGGAAGTGATAACAGATGTTGAGTGGTGGTACGTAATTCTTCTCACTCtgcttttttttgttattgctGTTTTGTTTGTTTCGAATATTCATCTGATGACTTTACATGGCATAACTCTGAGGAAAACAAATTCATACCACAGTTATCAAACTGAACGTGTAACTACGTGGGTATTGGACTGAAGAATCACCATAAGTAGCTTCTGTTCGCGTTGGTTTAGTGTTATTCGTGTCAGTTTTTGAATTATTTCCCATTTCTGGTTAGTTATATGCGTACCTGAGATTGCAATTTGTTGATTTTGTTGAGTGCTGGCTAAGTGTGCTCAGTAGTTTGCCGCATATTGCTTCTGAAAGTTTGGGATGGCACCATGTGATTACTAGTAGAATATGGTAACATTGAATCGACTCAGTGATATGTGAACCACCTACTTTCCTTTCTTCCATGCAGACCAATTAGTTAATCTGCGCGGCTTTGTGCTCTTTTGGTCTTACTTTTCTGTATATGTTCATGATGGGTTGTCTTAGCTCATAATTTTATTCTCTTTCAGGGATGCAAGTGTGCTCACCAGTGGCGTATATGGCGACATAGCTGATGGGACCATTACCGATAACGACCTGAAGATAGCAAAACTCACACATTACATTGAGCATCCCCGTCCCATAGAGCCACCAGCTGAGGCAGCGCCTCCTCCACCTCAGCCTCTTAAACTGACAAAGAGGGAACAGAAGAAGCTGCGAACCCAGAGGCGTCTGGCAAAAGAGAAGGAGAAACAGGAGATGATCAGGCAAGGGTTGCTTGAACCACCAAAAGCAAAGGTCAAAATGAGCAACCTGATGAAGGTCCTTGGTTCTGAAGCAACGCAAGACCCAACCAAGCTTGAAAAGGAGATCCGCACAGCAGCTGCCGAACGTGAGCAGGCTCACGTGGACAGGAACGCGGCAAGGAAGCTAACTCCTGCAGAGAAACGTgagaagaaagagaggaagCTCTTCGACGATCCAACAACAACGCTGGAGACGATAGTGTCGGTGTACAAGGTCAACAAGCTGTCGCATCCCAAAACGAGATTCAAGGTGGAGATGAATGCAAGACAGAACAGATTGACAGGGTGTAGCGTGATGACGGATGACATGAGTGTGATTGTGGTGGAGGGTAAGAGTAAAGTGATAAAGAGATACGGGAAGGTTATGTTGAAGCGGATAAACTGGGAAGAAGCGGTGAAGAAggaaggagaggaagaagatgaagacgaAGACGAGAATAGTGGAGACAACAACAAGTGCTGGTTGGTTTGGCAAGGAAGCGTTGCGAAACCGAGTTTTCACAGGTTTCATGTACAAGAGTGCTTAACGGAATCAGCTGCCAAGAAAGTTTTCGCTGATGCTGGTGTCCCTCACTATTGGGATCTCGCTGTCAACTACACTGACGACTAGATCATTCCTCCACTTCGTGTTTTGTCAATTGCTATTAATATCTCTGGTACTGGCACTTCTTTTTTGTCAGTCGTCATCATCACCTTGAAATTAACTATTGAAAATGTTTTATGTTCTGCTTCTTGTCTTGGTGTTTTATATCCTTTTTCACGAGGTAAATAAATGATGCAGAATGCTTGATCAGATTCACCTCTTACCTCGGTAACACTTGGGAAAAGAGTTGAACTCTGTGACAAGTTAGTATCATTGATTAAGTCGTAGTCTAAGATCCACGAAGACTTTTTAGAATGATTGAGAGTTGTATTAAaggacaaaaataaatatatcctCTGATAACAGTTGACACTTTTCACTAACCGAAACCATGATGATAATGTACTGTCACGCGCATGACCCGCTCGTGTAGAAATGGTCATATGTTCCTTCTTTTATCACACGGAGGTGCGACAAAATGCGAGCCTCAGTGGTCGTTGCGCGCCTGACAGCTACGGCCCTCCATCTTTCTCTTTACCCAACAACCCACACGCGCTCGTAGACATACGGCGCGTGAACCGATCACTCTCCCGAAACTATTCCTTACGACTTTTTTGCCTTAATTAAAGAGTGTTTCTTCGTATTTGTTTTCTACCTTAAAACTTTGTCAGAACTCTCTATTTGGCTtattctcttcatcttctttctcctctGCTTCTGTAACATTCCGGTGGATTCGATCGtataaaacaaaagagaaggTAAGAAAATGGATATGGCAACGGTAACGAAATATCTAGAAAGATCGGTGCAGAATTGTTCACTGAGTAATCGGAGAAGGAGTTTGGAAGATGGGGTTGGCATGAGGGACCAGAGCGAAGAAGATCATATACCGATCTCAGATGGAACTTTGGAGCTCAATTCTCACATCTCTATTCCTCCACATTTGGAACAGTGTCTTGATCTTAAGGTAAAAGTAACTTCATGTGTTTCCTTGTaattcaattattttgtttgttgtgtTACTTGTGTTGCATTTATTACTACATCAACCTTTGTTTTTATTGGCTTTAAATGCTCCCAAGGTTTTGATTTTCATAACTAAAAGAGAAACAACCCTAACTGAAATTTTCaggttttttcttttcttgaggttgtttctttgtggaataaattttgttttggtttttctttAGTGGAACAAATGTTTTCTTGTATATCACCAGAGAGATttgcattaataaaaaaaaactagtccAAGTTGTTTAGTCTCATGACCTTGCATTAAGGAAAGCAGAATCATTCTGTCACTTCTCTTAACGTCAAAGTAGTTATTTATACTTTGGAATATTGATGTGTGGAGGTGGAATAATGTTTAGACAGGAGAGATTTACTACATAAACCGGAACAACGGAATGAGAGTCATGGAAGATCCAAGGAGCAACGACAATGCAGATGACTTCAGTGGAGAATCTGATGTGACCTTGTTTTCAGAAGAAGA from Raphanus sativus cultivar WK10039 chromosome 8, ASM80110v3, whole genome shotgun sequence includes:
- the LOC108818788 gene encoding sphingosine-1-phosphate lyase, giving the protein MDSLSFSSMKSMLIEARGSLNSRLSEFEPLALVFTPLITLFLAQVIGSVLGVVHEKGLKACLVGFIMGFFKKIPGVQSYIDAEKQKVVDQLQSGGNSKKNNWAKELPVRGLGVQVLEKMESEKRNDPTWQGKCSGTVYIGGSESEGHFTLINQACSMFAHTNPLHIDVFQSVVRFESEVVAMTAALLGSKEAVSGEEICGNMTSGGTESIVLAVKSSRDYMKYKKGIKRPEMIIPESGHSAYDKAAQYFNIKLWRVLVGKDFRADVKAMRRHINRNTIMIVGSAPGFPHGIIDPIEELGQLAFSYGICFHVDLCLGGFVLPFARKLGYQIPAFDFSVKGVTSISVDVHKYGLAPKGTSTVLYRNHEIRKHQFVAVTEWSGGLYVSPTIAGSRPGSLVAGAWAAMMSLGEEGYLENTGKIMEASKRLEEGVRGISELFVVGKPDMTIVAFGSKALDIFEVNDIMSSKGWHLNALQRPNSIHICVTLQHVPVVDDFLQDLREAVETVKANPGPITGGLAPIYGAAGKMPDRGMVNELLVSFMDSQY
- the LOC108818789 gene encoding zinc finger protein CONSTANS-LIKE 15, encoding MSSTTERVPCDFCNERAAVLFCRADAANLCLPCDHHVHTANLLSRKHVRSQICDNCGNEPVSVRCFTDGLVLCQECDWDVHGSCSSVSDAHVRSVVEGFTGCPSALELAALWGIDLEGMKEEKKQVPMMMMMMESFGMQLDSWISGSDVMQQELVVPVPKETTAFKKGGSSSCGRFKQVLCKQLEELLKSGVDDDGGGEGEGEGGEGNMVLERLGWRRDEEEISGGAADVNQQQPPTTSFTSLLWNAANPSDGQRQSTQIWDFNLGQSREPEDSSRVEAAAYDIKDAASFKIKKNDTCSTKAKGVKEICQDDYNQSTTSGQVPVTSESSNLPITFGSEKGSNSSSELHFAETITGASSKTTRLVPTKADLELLAQNRDNAMQRYKEKRKTRRYDKTIRYESRKARADTRLRVKGRFVKATEAPYYP
- the LOC130499150 gene encoding protein RDM16-like, which gives rise to MDNKERYSRSSRDDRDRDSSADRSPEREATRRHQVRDRDGDSRRRDSDRYRSSSRRYDREEDERDRARDREESRDRDKHHERSKDKEARSKRKEREEESLNREGKKKKSRFEEGSRAMNGASGVEIEGDASYNSTVLETSLGPSQTVLTKVSSISTKDENKGVSIVRSHEVHEKSSTDGGSISSTAGKSSASSSLDVLARAKRTIERGKGIADRFKKLSSMKQGTKPTSEGSPHTRVQSSTTTPAVSAETSSASALPHTIFPVTECISNIEAVRKAQELAAKMAFRHDPKFSSALNYFSVQAPTETMAVAQKPAKPPVLRVDALGREIDEHGNVISVTKPSNLSTLKVNINKQKKDAFQILKPQLEVNPEGNPHFDPSMGIDKNKILRPKRMSFEFVEEGKWTRDAESLKLKYQFGEAKARELKLKQAHLAKAKDDINPNFIEVSERAPRKQKPKEVITDVEWWDASVLTSGVYGDIADGTITDNDLKIAKLTHYIEHPRPIEPPAEAAPPPPQPLKLTKREQKKLRTQRRLAKEKEKQEMIRQGLLEPPKAKVKMSNLMKVLGSEATQDPTKLEKEIRTAAAEREQAHVDRNAARKLTPAEKREKKERKLFDDPTTTLETIVSVYKVNKLSHPKTRFKVEMNARQNRLTGCSVMTDDMSVIVVEGKSKVIKRYGKVMLKRINWEEAVKKEGEEEDEDEDENSGDNNKCWLVWQGSVAKPSFHRFHVQECLTESAAKKVFADAGVPHYWDLAVNYTDD
- the LOC108821171 gene encoding protein CURLY FLAG LEAF 1; the protein is MDMATVTKYLERSVQNCSLSNRRRSLEDGVGMRDQSEEDHIPISDGTLELNSHISIPPHLEQCLDLKTGEIYYINRNNGMRVMEDPRSNDNADDFSGESDVTLFSEEDSSLYYESEESSSESSMENHKEEEKEEEVLVVAGCKVCFMYVMVPKLLKDCHKCSAQLLHFDRPHFPSP